One window of the Thermococcus sp. P6 genome contains the following:
- the mbhE gene encoding hydrogen gas-evolving membrane-bound hydrogenase subunit E — MNRTFGGLALLFLLGVLLAVANPSTGIKFGPGGDEWMKYRYTDQYYIDHGPEETGGANVVTDIVFDYRGYDTLGEATVLFTAIAGAVALLRPWRRDGDE, encoded by the coding sequence ATGAACCGGACCTTTGGAGGCCTCGCACTGCTGTTCCTCCTCGGAGTCCTTCTGGCGGTTGCGAACCCCTCAACGGGGATAAAGTTCGGTCCCGGCGGGGACGAGTGGATGAAGTACCGCTATACGGATCAGTATTACATAGACCACGGTCCCGAAGAAACCGGCGGGGCGAACGTGGTTACGGACATAGTCTTCGACTACCGTGGTTACGATACCCTCGGGGAAGCCACGGTTCTTTTCACGGCCATAGCGGGGGCCGTTGCCCTTCTCAGACCATGGAGGAGGGATGGGGATGAGTGA
- a CDS encoding tRNA (N(6)-L-threonylcarbamoyladenosine(37)-C(2))-methylthiotransferase, whose product MVRVHVETYGCARNRADAEIMEAILLDAGYELVESPEKADYVVVNTCAVKDPTERHMSKRIKELLNSGKKVIATGCLPHVNPAAIDPRVSAILGVKSIDRIAEAVSLAERGEKLVSVEGWRERNPDKLLFPRLWKESVAFTVPIAEGCLGGCTYCATRFARGVLKSYRPELVVRWVKEALARGYREIRLSAEDTGCYGFDIGTNLAELLDEITAIEGDFRIRVGMMNPDHVLDMLDELLEAYLNPKVYRFLHLPVQSGDDGVLRRMGRGYTVEEFEEIVRAFRRRIPHLNLNTDVIVGFPGEDDEAFKNTLELVERVRPDKVNVSRYSPRPGTVAARWKQLPGWKVKERSRTLHRLRLRIAHEINETYLGREVEVLVHGEGKKGGVEGRTFNYKEIILDSGEPGEFLRARVDQAGSTYLKGTAL is encoded by the coding sequence ATGGTAAGGGTTCACGTCGAGACCTACGGTTGCGCCAGAAACAGGGCCGATGCTGAGATCATGGAGGCCATCCTCCTCGATGCTGGTTACGAGCTCGTGGAGAGCCCCGAGAAGGCCGACTACGTGGTGGTCAACACCTGCGCCGTGAAGGATCCCACTGAAAGGCATATGAGCAAAAGGATAAAGGAACTGCTGAACTCGGGTAAGAAGGTCATCGCCACCGGTTGCCTGCCCCACGTTAACCCAGCTGCCATAGACCCCCGGGTTTCTGCCATTCTCGGAGTGAAGAGCATCGACAGAATAGCCGAAGCGGTGAGCCTTGCCGAGCGCGGTGAGAAACTCGTCAGCGTTGAGGGATGGCGTGAGAGAAACCCCGATAAGCTCCTCTTCCCCCGCCTCTGGAAGGAAAGCGTGGCCTTCACCGTGCCCATAGCGGAGGGCTGTCTCGGAGGGTGCACCTACTGCGCCACCCGCTTTGCGAGGGGCGTTCTGAAGAGTTACAGGCCTGAGCTTGTTGTACGCTGGGTTAAAGAAGCGCTGGCGAGAGGCTACAGGGAGATAAGGCTGTCGGCCGAGGATACGGGCTGTTACGGGTTCGATATAGGGACGAATCTGGCGGAGCTTCTCGATGAGATAACGGCCATCGAAGGCGACTTCAGGATAAGGGTCGGGATGATGAACCCCGATCATGTTCTGGACATGCTCGACGAACTCCTTGAGGCGTACCTCAACCCGAAGGTTTACAGGTTCCTTCACCTTCCGGTCCAGAGCGGGGACGACGGGGTCCTCAGGAGGATGGGGAGAGGCTACACCGTTGAGGAGTTCGAGGAGATAGTGAGGGCCTTCCGCAGGAGGATTCCCCATCTGAACCTCAACACGGACGTTATAGTCGGCTTTCCGGGAGAGGACGATGAGGCCTTTAAGAACACCCTTGAACTCGTGGAGAGGGTGAGGCCGGACAAGGTAAACGTCTCCCGCTACTCGCCGAGGCCGGGAACGGTGGCCGCGAGGTGGAAGCAGTTGCCCGGCTGGAAGGTCAAGGAGCGCTCGAGGACCCTCCACAGGCTCAGGCTCAGGATAGCCCACGAGATAAACGAGACGTACCTCGGCAGGGAGGTTGAGGTCCTCGTCCACGGGGAGGGCAAGAAGGGAGGGGTTGAGGGAAGAACCTTCAACTACAAGGAGATAATCCTCGACTCCGGTGAGCCCGGCGAGTTCCTGAGGGCCCGCGTCGATCAGGCCGGCTCGACCTATCTTAAAGGGACAGCCCTCTAA
- a CDS encoding metallophosphoesterase has translation MRKVAVFLLVLVVLVAGCMSSERVTDTTTETTHSSGIDFGAYGKGDVLAHWYELANISKVYVSEGYQDLAEHYFPSAQILPANQYDGGVAILSPKDARSLLRGRPILITVNDYFGYIAYRQGIRFVGEDKGIFVAFNDNGRANFVFTGTGKAGVGAALEYAMELKGGKAPNVNDVVRSGEFEGVLLKVIGDNDWDGIPDKGEYWYLSSFNVKEPFVYYWRVVEGENVTVRGGFIRLVNGSKVHIHALGFNVSVEIKNPRGVKLTYVIENTNPSVLNLPTGARRGETWVEFETSDPSFSVTPKDIGNYTVLVFGDHRPDGGKELPPVFLRIRDAINSEEGVFIVDGGDLVYSGRVDEWAELLKEWKWNRPIFIAAGNHEYRVEGTNVYHRLFGPTDYSFALGSYYYIFMDNVNHNYGLSDEQWKWLEEELERANATGRKPIIVMHTPPVDPRENGDHAMNPADAKRLLELMRDYGAFGIFSHIHMFWDGEIDGVRYVITGGGGAPLYAEPDEGGFYHYVRLSLSSSGEIKAEPVKVSP, from the coding sequence ATGAGGAAGGTTGCGGTATTCCTGCTGGTCCTTGTCGTTCTCGTGGCCGGATGCATGAGCTCCGAGCGGGTGACGGATACCACGACGGAAACGACCCACTCGAGCGGCATCGACTTCGGGGCCTACGGTAAGGGAGACGTCCTCGCCCACTGGTACGAACTGGCCAACATCTCCAAGGTTTACGTGAGCGAGGGTTACCAGGATCTCGCGGAACACTACTTCCCCAGCGCTCAGATACTTCCAGCAAATCAGTACGACGGCGGGGTGGCGATTCTATCGCCGAAGGACGCGAGGTCGCTCCTCAGGGGAAGGCCGATCCTGATAACGGTCAACGACTACTTCGGCTACATCGCCTACAGGCAGGGCATTAGGTTCGTTGGGGAGGATAAGGGCATCTTCGTGGCCTTCAACGACAACGGTAGGGCAAACTTCGTCTTCACGGGAACGGGCAAGGCCGGCGTCGGGGCGGCCCTCGAGTACGCCATGGAACTGAAGGGGGGCAAAGCTCCGAACGTTAACGACGTTGTGAGGAGCGGCGAGTTCGAGGGGGTTCTCCTGAAGGTCATAGGGGACAACGACTGGGATGGAATCCCCGATAAAGGCGAGTACTGGTACCTGAGCTCCTTTAATGTCAAAGAACCCTTCGTCTACTACTGGCGCGTCGTCGAGGGTGAGAACGTTACCGTCAGGGGCGGTTTCATCAGGCTCGTCAACGGCTCAAAAGTCCACATCCACGCCCTCGGGTTCAACGTGAGCGTGGAGATAAAGAATCCCCGGGGGGTTAAGCTGACCTACGTTATAGAGAACACCAATCCATCCGTGCTCAACCTCCCGACCGGGGCCAGAAGGGGCGAGACGTGGGTCGAGTTCGAAACTTCGGATCCCTCGTTCAGCGTGACCCCGAAGGACATCGGGAACTACACGGTTCTTGTTTTCGGGGACCACAGGCCCGACGGAGGGAAAGAGCTTCCGCCCGTGTTCCTCAGGATCAGGGACGCCATCAACTCCGAGGAAGGGGTTTTCATCGTGGACGGTGGCGACCTCGTCTACTCCGGTAGGGTCGACGAATGGGCCGAACTGCTCAAGGAATGGAAGTGGAACAGGCCCATCTTCATCGCCGCCGGAAACCACGAGTACCGCGTGGAGGGAACGAACGTCTACCACAGGCTCTTCGGGCCGACGGATTATTCCTTCGCCCTCGGGAGTTACTACTACATCTTCATGGACAACGTCAACCACAACTACGGCCTGAGCGATGAGCAGTGGAAGTGGCTCGAGGAGGAGCTCGAGAGGGCCAACGCAACGGGCAGGAAGCCGATAATAGTTATGCACACCCCACCGGTTGACCCGAGGGAGAACGGAGACCACGCCATGAATCCGGCGGACGCGAAGAGGCTCCTCGAACTCATGAGGGACTACGGCGCCTTTGGAATCTTCAGCCACATTCACATGTTCTGGGACGGGGAGATCGATGGCGTCAGGTACGTGATCACGGGAGGCGGAGGGGCTCCCCTCTACGCGGAACCCGACGAGGGCGGCTTCTACCACTACGTCAGGCTTTCCCTGAGCTCTTCGGGGGAGATAAAGGCCGAACCCGTGAAGGTCAGCCCCTGA
- a CDS encoding hydrogenase has protein sequence MFGYWDALYFVYVFTVSLIIAYLIYLWAERSSMGTRRAGDGTKIFLSGEDQDMEVPQFEHLKGHVTGRHVMWGLIRGIQRVFLYFRREHTGLLSDYVSYLLVTTAIVVGVLVVWG, from the coding sequence ATGTTCGGCTACTGGGATGCCCTCTACTTCGTTTACGTCTTCACCGTAAGCCTGATCATCGCGTACCTCATCTACCTATGGGCCGAGCGCTCAAGCATGGGGACGAGAAGGGCAGGGGATGGAACGAAGATCTTCCTGAGCGGCGAGGATCAGGACATGGAGGTACCCCAATTCGAACACCTGAAGGGCCACGTAACCGGGAGGCACGTGATGTGGGGCCTCATCAGGGGAATTCAAAGGGTCTTCCTCTACTTCCGGAGGGAGCACACCGGTCTGTTGAGCGATTACGTAAGCTACCTGCTCGTCACCACCGCCATAGTGGTCGGGGTACTCGTGGTGTGGGGGTGA
- a CDS encoding proton-conducting transporter membrane subunit, which produces MIPYLIIIPLLGAFAMPLMGLAGRKAGELWAVIVTLLTFGVSIDVFNTVWKKGILVYTLGAKSPIGKGVDFPVRIVWEVDLLGALLALVVAFVTLVVVVYSIEYMKHDTGLEKYYTLVMLLEVGMLGIAMTGDLFNFYVFFEITGIASYALVAFRNDTWEGIEAGIKYMFAGSLASSLVLLGVVLLYGQYGTLTMAYLSKMITGNPTFTSRVALGLLIGGLLFKSGAVPVHMWLADAHPAAPSSISAMLSGLVIKLGGVYAITRLAFSVFGGGTNLRTLGWVVILFACATLIVGNAMAVVQTDMKRLLAYSSVGQIGYILLGVGIGLAAYGSEVGNVALAGAIYHTVNHALIKALLFLIAGAVIHNLGTRNLNELSGIARRMPITSFAFLVGAMAIIGVPPMNGFASKWLIYESSALFNPLVGVIAIIGTAFSFAAYIRVVFTFLGRPCERVMQAQEPGKAMLLPMLILVAAIVLTGLFPWIISDRVMLPAAKMLENTGNYVSAVLGGA; this is translated from the coding sequence ATGATCCCGTACCTCATAATAATCCCGCTCCTCGGGGCCTTCGCCATGCCCCTGATGGGCCTCGCCGGAAGAAAGGCCGGGGAGCTCTGGGCGGTCATCGTTACGCTCCTGACCTTCGGAGTCTCAATCGACGTTTTCAACACCGTCTGGAAGAAGGGGATCCTCGTTTACACCCTCGGGGCAAAGAGCCCGATAGGGAAGGGCGTGGACTTCCCCGTGAGGATAGTCTGGGAGGTCGACCTGCTGGGAGCCCTGCTGGCCCTCGTGGTGGCCTTCGTAACCCTCGTGGTGGTGGTGTACTCGATCGAGTACATGAAGCACGATACCGGATTGGAGAAGTACTACACCCTCGTCATGCTCCTCGAGGTCGGGATGCTCGGCATAGCGATGACCGGCGACCTCTTCAACTTCTACGTCTTCTTTGAGATAACGGGGATAGCGAGCTACGCCCTCGTCGCCTTCAGGAACGACACATGGGAGGGCATCGAGGCGGGCATAAAGTACATGTTCGCCGGCTCTCTCGCGAGCTCCCTCGTCCTCCTCGGGGTAGTCCTCCTCTACGGCCAGTACGGAACGCTGACGATGGCCTACCTCTCAAAGATGATAACCGGGAACCCGACGTTCACATCCCGGGTTGCCCTTGGACTGCTCATCGGGGGGCTTCTCTTCAAGAGCGGTGCCGTTCCCGTCCACATGTGGCTCGCCGATGCCCATCCGGCGGCGCCCAGCTCCATCAGTGCCATGCTCTCCGGTCTCGTCATCAAACTGGGCGGGGTCTACGCCATTACAAGGCTCGCCTTCAGCGTTTTCGGCGGGGGAACGAACCTCAGAACGCTGGGCTGGGTGGTGATACTCTTCGCCTGCGCCACCCTGATAGTGGGCAACGCGATGGCAGTGGTCCAGACGGACATGAAGAGACTGCTGGCCTATTCCAGCGTCGGTCAGATCGGTTACATCCTGCTGGGGGTTGGGATAGGTCTCGCAGCCTACGGAAGCGAAGTGGGGAACGTGGCCCTCGCGGGGGCCATATACCATACCGTCAACCACGCCCTCATCAAGGCCCTTCTCTTCCTGATCGCCGGAGCGGTTATACATAACCTCGGAACGAGGAACCTCAACGAGCTGAGCGGCATAGCCAGGAGGATGCCCATCACGAGCTTCGCCTTCCTCGTGGGCGCGATGGCCATAATCGGCGTTCCACCCATGAACGGTTTCGCGAGCAAGTGGCTCATCTACGAGAGCTCCGCGCTCTTCAACCCGCTCGTGGGTGTTATAGCGATAATCGGAACGGCCTTCAGCTTCGCCGCCTACATAAGGGTGGTCTTCACCTTCCTTGGAAGGCCCTGCGAGAGGGTTATGCAGGCCCAAGAGCCCGGAAAGGCCATGTTGCTTCCGATGCTCATTCTCGTGGCCGCTATAGTACTCACAGGACTCTTCCCGTGGATAATCAGCGACAGGGTGATGCTGCCCGCGGCAAAAATGCTCGAAAACACCGGAAATTACGTATCGGCCGTGCTTGGAGGTGCCTGA
- the mnhG gene encoding monovalent cation/H(+) antiporter subunit G — MNAVTYLIYAFLGISIAFNLLGSFALHRFPDVYTRLHGATKCTTFGTIFAILAVVLHGAYRLNLTGDPKYLQMALHALVALIALLITNPTGAHAIAKAAHLSGYKPVKAVVDAYEEKMGGAK; from the coding sequence GTGAACGCCGTTACGTACCTGATCTACGCCTTTCTGGGGATAAGCATCGCCTTCAACCTTCTCGGCAGCTTTGCCCTTCACAGGTTCCCCGACGTTTACACGAGACTCCACGGGGCCACGAAGTGCACGACCTTCGGGACCATCTTCGCGATTCTGGCGGTGGTCCTCCACGGGGCCTACAGATTAAACCTCACCGGCGACCCCAAGTACCTCCAGATGGCGCTTCACGCTCTGGTTGCTCTGATAGCGCTCCTTATCACGAACCCCACGGGAGCCCATGCCATAGCAAAAGCGGCCCATCTCAGCGGGTACAAACCGGTGAAAGCGGTCGTCGATGCCTACGAAGAGAAGATGGGGGGTGCGAAATGA
- a CDS encoding cation:proton antiporter yields MMAPEFFYAVVVIVISAFLALFRVLLGPSVPDRVVGVDTVNTLIVAAMVLLGAAYDRTIYIDIAIVYALLSYVGTLAIARYLQGGLK; encoded by the coding sequence ATGATGGCCCCGGAGTTCTTTTACGCGGTGGTGGTCATAGTTATAAGCGCATTTCTGGCGCTTTTCAGGGTGCTACTGGGCCCGAGCGTGCCCGACAGGGTCGTTGGGGTTGACACGGTAAACACCCTCATCGTCGCCGCCATGGTTCTCCTTGGAGCGGCCTACGACAGGACGATATACATCGACATAGCCATCGTTTACGCCCTCCTGAGCTACGTTGGAACGCTGGCCATAGCGAGGTACCTTCAGGGGGGATTGAAGTGA
- a CDS encoding monovalent cation/H+ antiporter subunit E, whose amino-acid sequence MSFIVAFLWSYVLWLVLTAGSEGMLWSTEELVAGVLFSAVVAFATRNLIGEKAGRFLNPVKWAGFVIYAIGPLFWGMVRANFDVAYRVITGKIKPGIVRVPVELENDAQYTLLSNSITLTPGTLTIDACPEEKALYVHWINVTEREPKDSSVVAGSFEKWARWLGR is encoded by the coding sequence GTGTCGTTCATCGTTGCCTTCCTCTGGAGCTACGTCCTCTGGCTGGTGCTGACCGCGGGCAGTGAGGGGATGCTCTGGAGCACGGAGGAGCTCGTTGCGGGTGTTCTGTTCTCAGCGGTAGTGGCGTTCGCCACGAGGAACCTGATAGGGGAAAAAGCGGGTCGTTTCCTCAATCCGGTGAAGTGGGCGGGCTTTGTGATCTACGCGATCGGTCCTCTCTTCTGGGGAATGGTCAGGGCAAACTTCGACGTTGCCTACAGGGTCATAACGGGAAAGATAAAGCCCGGGATAGTTCGGGTTCCCGTTGAGCTGGAAAACGACGCCCAGTATACACTGCTGAGCAACTCAATAACCCTGACCCCCGGAACCCTGACGATAGACGCCTGTCCCGAAGAGAAGGCGCTCTACGTTCACTGGATAAACGTTACCGAGAGGGAACCCAAAGATTCCAGTGTCGTGGCGGGCTCCTTTGAGAAATGGGCGAGGTGGCTGGGAAGATGA
- a CDS encoding TIGR00153 family protein, with protein sequence MQVWTKLFAKSPFKPLIKHAEAVLSTVEALEKALRLWYEGDYEGLRKMAVEVDRLEDVADRLKEEIRDSLSSKLMMAVAREDVLIYLHMQDKVADAAEDTAKWLFVRKPDGIPGEIKELILQMGTESIKAAKLVYEAIVQMDRVVESGFSDGEIKREYEIIEQVEGVENEIDALDTKLMEEVFKRADSMSWSEGFYILNVARALSNISDRAKDSAERIRLLMNK encoded by the coding sequence ATGCAGGTATGGACGAAGCTGTTCGCGAAAAGTCCCTTCAAGCCCCTCATAAAGCACGCGGAAGCGGTCCTGAGTACGGTCGAGGCCCTCGAAAAGGCCCTCCGCCTCTGGTATGAGGGAGATTACGAGGGCCTGAGGAAGATGGCCGTCGAGGTCGATCGCCTCGAAGACGTTGCCGACAGGCTGAAGGAGGAGATAAGGGACTCCCTCAGCTCAAAGCTCATGATGGCCGTCGCGAGGGAGGACGTTCTTATTTACCTCCACATGCAGGACAAGGTGGCAGATGCCGCGGAAGACACGGCCAAATGGCTGTTCGTCAGGAAACCCGACGGGATTCCCGGGGAGATAAAGGAGCTGATACTTCAGATGGGTACTGAGAGCATCAAAGCTGCCAAGCTCGTCTATGAAGCGATAGTTCAGATGGACCGTGTGGTGGAAAGCGGCTTTTCCGATGGGGAGATAAAAAGGGAGTACGAGATAATCGAGCAGGTAGAGGGTGTTGAGAACGAGATAGACGCCCTCGACACGAAACTCATGGAGGAGGTCTTTAAGAGGGCCGATTCCATGAGCTGGAGCGAGGGGTTTTACATCCTCAACGTGGCCAGAGCCCTCAGCAACATCTCGGACAGGGCGAAGGACTCCGCGGAAAGGATAAGGCTGTTGATGAACAAGTGA
- a CDS encoding Lrp/AsnC family transcriptional regulator, producing the protein MVTAFILMVTAAGKEREVMEKLLAMPEVKEAHVVYGEYDVVIKVETDTLKALDQFITEKIRKMPEIQMTSTMIAI; encoded by the coding sequence ATGGTGACGGCTTTTATTTTGATGGTGACTGCCGCCGGAAAGGAAAGGGAAGTTATGGAGAAGCTCCTCGCCATGCCCGAGGTTAAGGAGGCTCACGTGGTTTACGGGGAATACGACGTCGTCATAAAGGTGGAAACCGACACCCTGAAGGCCCTCGATCAGTTCATCACGGAGAAGATAAGGAAGATGCCGGAGATCCAGATGACCTCGACCATGATAGCCATCTGA
- a CDS encoding TRAM domain-containing protein, translating into MYGDRFGGGYEAPVKVGERYRVRIESLGKGGDGIAKIKGFVIFVPNTKVGDEVEVVINSVKRRFAFAEVI; encoded by the coding sequence ATGTATGGAGATAGGTTTGGCGGTGGCTACGAAGCCCCCGTTAAGGTTGGAGAAAGGTACAGGGTTAGGATAGAGAGCCTTGGAAAGGGTGGCGATGGTATCGCCAAGATAAAGGGGTTTGTCATCTTCGTCCCGAACACGAAAGTTGGAGACGAGGTTGAAGTGGTTATCAACTCCGTCAAGAGAAGGTTCGCTTTCGCGGAAGTCATCTGA
- a CDS encoding NADH-quinone oxidoreductase subunit B family protein — protein MAIKIPPENVQEKDTGNREKLEKEISKLCRYIGRSPWAFHVNSGSCNGCDIEIIAALTPRYDAERFGVKLVGTPRHADLLLVTGPVTNQSLERVKLIYEQTPDPKVVVAVGACPTGGSVFYESPFTNAPLDRHIPVDVFVPGCPPRPEAILYGVVLALRKLIEKIEEGKE, from the coding sequence ATGGCCATAAAGATTCCTCCGGAGAACGTTCAGGAGAAGGATACTGGCAATCGCGAGAAGCTTGAGAAGGAGATCTCCAAACTCTGCAGGTACATAGGACGATCCCCCTGGGCCTTTCACGTTAACAGCGGTAGCTGCAACGGTTGCGATATAGAGATAATAGCGGCCCTGACGCCGAGATACGACGCCGAGCGCTTCGGCGTGAAACTGGTCGGGACTCCGAGGCATGCGGATCTGCTCCTCGTCACCGGCCCCGTGACCAACCAGAGCCTCGAAAGGGTCAAGCTGATCTACGAGCAGACGCCCGACCCGAAGGTGGTTGTTGCCGTTGGTGCGTGCCCCACGGGTGGAAGCGTCTTCTACGAGAGCCCCTTCACCAACGCACCGCTGGACAGACACATACCAGTTGACGTGTTCGTTCCGGGCTGTCCGCCGAGGCCGGAGGCCATACTCTACGGCGTCGTACTCGCCCTCAGGAAGCTTATCGAAAAGATTGAGGAGGGTAAGGAATGA
- a CDS encoding phosphotransferase, giving the protein MFDHLIDGASLERFYSHLRSLGLDGLRPYSRGTTGLVFRGRLGEREVIVKLQRPDSPRRTLSREAEIIKTLEPFGVTPRLLAQGTFEGLDYLIREFAGGEMILNAIPDKRHLFEIVEKTALLDAMGLDHGQIQGGKHVIIGERVYLIDFEKAGWRKPKNLTSAMAMLFLNDNRISRRVRAKFRIDGDFLKELRDEVRAYKKTGRLSGLLGVLSTL; this is encoded by the coding sequence ATGTTCGACCACCTCATCGATGGGGCTTCACTGGAGCGGTTCTACTCCCACCTGAGGTCACTCGGGTTGGATGGGCTAAGGCCCTACTCTAGAGGAACGACCGGCCTCGTCTTCAGGGGCAGGCTGGGGGAAAGGGAAGTCATCGTTAAGCTCCAGCGACCGGATTCGCCGAGGAGAACCCTGTCCCGGGAAGCTGAGATAATCAAAACCCTTGAGCCCTTCGGGGTAACCCCTCGACTCCTTGCCCAGGGCACCTTCGAGGGCCTCGACTACCTGATAAGGGAATTCGCCGGAGGGGAGATGATTCTCAACGCCATCCCGGATAAAAGGCACCTCTTTGAGATCGTTGAGAAGACGGCTCTTTTGGACGCCATGGGGCTTGACCACGGCCAGATTCAGGGGGGCAAGCACGTGATAATCGGAGAAAGGGTTTACCTCATAGACTTCGAGAAAGCCGGCTGGAGGAAGCCCAAAAACCTTACATCCGCCATGGCCATGCTCTTTCTCAACGACAACCGGATCTCGCGCAGGGTAAGGGCAAAGTTCCGCATCGACGGGGACTTTCTTAAGGAACTCAGGGATGAGGTGAGGGCGTACAAAAAAACCGGGAGGCTATCGGGTCTTCTGGGGGTTCTTTCCACCCTTTAG
- a CDS encoding cupin domain-containing protein: protein MFVGHYRDVPEKDTGFEGVTIRWLVSPKLGARNYAMRYFTLRKDAEIPIHQHDWEHEIFIVKGEGAITNGEKTVRVKAGDFLYVPPNEPHGYRALGETFEFLCIIPARKEAIPEEEWAGDV from the coding sequence ATGTTCGTGGGCCATTACAGGGACGTCCCTGAGAAGGATACGGGTTTTGAGGGCGTTACCATCAGGTGGCTCGTTTCTCCAAAGCTCGGGGCGAGGAACTACGCCATGCGCTACTTCACCCTGAGGAAAGATGCCGAGATTCCGATCCACCAGCACGACTGGGAGCACGAGATATTCATCGTCAAAGGGGAAGGAGCCATAACCAACGGCGAGAAAACGGTGAGGGTGAAGGCCGGGGATTTCCTCTACGTTCCCCCCAACGAGCCCCACGGTTACAGAGCTCTGGGCGAGACCTTCGAATTCCTCTGCATAATCCCCGCCAGAAAGGAGGCCATACCTGAAGAGGAATGGGCTGGGGATGTGTGA
- a CDS encoding NADH-quinone oxidoreductase subunit K yields MIPFQFITAFLMVGMGTYALLYKRNLIKLILALNIIDSGVHLLLISLGYRIELKSLPTAPIYTGYETVKTAMVGPLPQALTLTSIVIGVCVLSLAMALTINAYRHYGSLDINKLRRLRG; encoded by the coding sequence ATGATACCCTTCCAGTTCATCACGGCCTTCCTCATGGTGGGGATGGGAACGTACGCGCTCCTTTACAAGAGGAACCTCATCAAGCTGATTCTAGCCCTCAACATAATCGACTCCGGCGTGCACCTTCTCCTCATAAGCCTCGGCTACAGGATAGAACTCAAGAGCTTACCAACGGCACCGATTTACACGGGCTACGAGACGGTAAAAACGGCCATGGTGGGCCCGCTTCCTCAGGCTCTAACGCTCACCAGCATCGTCATAGGCGTCTGCGTGCTCTCGCTTGCGATGGCCCTGACCATAAACGCCTACAGGCATTACGGAAGCCTTGACATCAACAAACTCAGGAGGTTGAGAGGATGA
- a CDS encoding Na(+)/H(+) antiporter subunit B, with translation MSEERGMGIIVETIARATIPLIGIFGAYVVSHGHLTPGGGFQGGATIAGAGILFLIAFGLGEMKQHYNKNLYSILEGLGGLAFLGMAMLGIGVAFFYNTLWHNGPIFNGRPGTLLSAGYLPVMNIAVGLKVFAGLVSAMVAIASYRRWGK, from the coding sequence ATGAGTGAGGAACGCGGGATGGGTATCATAGTGGAAACCATCGCGAGGGCCACCATCCCTCTCATAGGTATATTCGGAGCTTACGTGGTCTCGCACGGTCACCTCACCCCGGGGGGTGGCTTTCAGGGAGGGGCCACCATAGCGGGAGCCGGGATACTCTTCCTCATAGCCTTCGGCCTCGGCGAGATGAAGCAACACTACAATAAAAACCTCTACTCCATTCTGGAGGGTCTCGGCGGGCTGGCGTTCCTCGGCATGGCCATGCTGGGCATTGGCGTGGCCTTTTTCTACAACACGCTCTGGCACAACGGACCCATCTTCAACGGTCGGCCCGGAACACTGCTTTCCGCCGGGTACCTGCCCGTGATGAACATCGCCGTGGGGCTGAAGGTCTTCGCGGGACTGGTAAGCGCGATGGTTGCCATAGCCTCTTACAGGAGGTGGGGTAAATGA
- a CDS encoding DUF4040 domain-containing protein yields the protein MNALSLDMAVQFGILLGILLATYVTITMRDLLSAAIASATMSLLLSLEFYMLHAPDVAIAEAAVGAGVVTAVVVYGIAKTERWEREGP from the coding sequence ATGAACGCCCTTTCCCTCGACATGGCGGTGCAGTTCGGGATACTCCTCGGGATACTGCTGGCAACCTACGTGACCATAACCATGCGCGACCTCCTCAGCGCGGCCATAGCCTCGGCCACGATGAGCCTGCTCCTCAGCCTCGAGTTCTACATGCTCCACGCCCCGGACGTTGCCATAGCCGAAGCCGCCGTTGGGGCGGGGGTCGTCACGGCCGTGGTGGTTTACGGGATAGCCAAGACCGAGAGATGGGAGCGTGAGGGACCATGA